In a genomic window of Myotis daubentonii chromosome 18, mMyoDau2.1, whole genome shotgun sequence:
- the LOC132221369 gene encoding histone H2B type 1-A yields MPELASKGTAISKKGYKKAVTKTQKKEGKKRKRCRKESYSIYIYKVLKQVHPDTGISSKAMSIMNSFVNDIFERIAGEASRLAHYNKRSTITSREIQTGVRLLLPGELAKHAVSEGTKAVTKYTSSK; encoded by the coding sequence ATGCCGGAGCTGGCTTCGAAGGGCACCGCTATTTCCAAGAAGGGCTATAAGAAGGCCGTGACCAAGACCCAGAAGAAAGAGGGCAAGAAGCGCAAGAGGTGCCGCAAGGAGAGCTACTCGATTTACATCTACAAGGTGCTCAAGCAGGTGCACCCCGACACCGGCATCTCGTCCAAGGCCATGAGCATCATGAACTCGTTTGTTAATGACATTTTTGAACGCATCGCGGGCGAGGCGTCGCGCCTGGCGCATTACAACAAGCGCTCGACCATCACGTCCCGGGAGATCCAGACGGGCGTGCGCCTGCTGCTGCCCGGCGAGCTGGCCAAGCACGCCGTGTCCGAGGGCACCAAGGCCGTCACCAAGTACACCAGCTCCAAATAA
- the LOC132221213 gene encoding histone H2A type 1-like yields the protein MSGRGKQGGKARAKARSRSFRAQLQFPVGRIHRLLRKGHYAERIGAGAPVYLAAVLEYLTAEILELAGNASRDNKKTRIIPRHLQLAIRNDEELNRLLGGVTIAQGGVLPNIQPVLLPKKTESHHKAKGK from the coding sequence ATGTCCGGGCGCGGCAAGCAGGGCGGCAAGGCCCGCGCCAAGGCCAGATCTCGCTCCTTTAGAGCCCAGCTGCAGTTCCCCGTGGGCCGAATTCACCGGCTGCTCCGCAAGGGCCACTACGCCGAGCGCATTGGGGCGGGCGCGCCCGTGTACCTGGCGGCGGTGCTGGAGTACCTGACGGCCGAGATCTTAGAATTAGCAGGAAACGCGTCCCGCGACAACAAGAAGACGCGCATCATCCCGCGCCACCTGCAGCTGGCCATCCGCAACGACGAGGAGCTCAACAGGCTACTGGGCGGTGTGACCATCGCGCAGGGCGGCGTGCTGCCCAACATCCAACCCGTGCTGCTGCCCAAGAAGACTGAGAGCCACCACAAGGCCAAGGGCAAGTGA
- the LOC132221375 gene encoding histone H2B type 1-A, which translates to MPDLASKGATISKKGFKKAVTKTQKKEGKKRKRCRKESYSIYIYKVLKQVHPDTGISSKAMSIMNSFVNDIFERLSAEASRLAHYNKRSTITSREIQTAVRLLLPGELAKHAVSEGTKAVTKYTSSK; encoded by the coding sequence ATGCCGGACCTCGCTTCGAAGGGCGCCACTATTTCCAAGAAGGGCTTTAAGAAGGCCGTGACCAAGACCCAGAAGAAAGAGGGCAAGAAGCGCAAGAGGTGCCGCAAGGAGAGCTACTCGATTTACATCTACAAGGTGCTCAAGCAGGTGCACCCCGACACCGGCATCTCGTCCAAGGCCATGAGTATCATGAACTCATTTGTCAATGACATCTTCGAGCGCCTCTCTGCTGAGGCATCACGCCTGGCGCATTACAATAAGCGCTCGACTATCACGTCCCGCGAGATCCAGACGGCTGTGCGCCTGCTGCTGCCCGGGGAGCTGGCCAAGCACGCCGTGTCCGAGGGCACCAAGGCCGTCACCAAGTACACCAGCTCCAAGTAG